A part of Micromonospora chersina genomic DNA contains:
- a CDS encoding amino acid deaminase/aldolase, which translates to MATDRDKLRDRLDRATAHLDPPYAVVDLSAFDANAAALVDRAAGKPVRIASKSVRVRELLTRALARPGWRGVMAFTLPEALWLARSGVSDDVLVAYPTADRRALAELAADPALAEAVTLMVDDPGQLDLVDEVCPPGRRPALRVCLELDASWRPLGGRVHVGVRRSPVHSAGAAGTLAAAVAGRPGFRLVGLMSYEAQIAGLGDAPPGQAVLGTAIRVTQRGSYRELLARRAAAVAAVREHADLEFVNGGGTGSVAATSADPAVTEVTAGSGLYGPTLFDAYRAWRPTPAAFFACAVVRRPGPGLATVLGGGWIASGPAADSRLPRPWLPAGLKLLGAEGAGEVQTPLAGDVATALRIGDRVWFRHAKAGELCEHVNEVHLVDGDSVVATVPTYRGEGHAFL; encoded by the coding sequence TGGTCGATCTCTCCGCCTTCGACGCCAACGCCGCCGCCCTGGTCGACCGGGCCGCCGGCAAGCCGGTCCGGATCGCCAGCAAGTCGGTCCGGGTCCGGGAGCTGCTGACCCGGGCGCTGGCCCGGCCCGGCTGGCGGGGCGTGATGGCGTTCACCCTCCCCGAGGCGCTCTGGCTCGCCCGCAGCGGCGTCAGCGACGACGTCCTGGTCGCGTACCCCACCGCCGACCGGAGGGCGCTCGCCGAACTGGCCGCCGACCCGGCGCTCGCCGAGGCGGTGACCCTGATGGTCGACGACCCCGGGCAGCTCGACCTGGTCGACGAGGTCTGCCCGCCCGGCCGCCGGCCGGCGCTGCGGGTCTGCCTCGAACTGGACGCCTCCTGGCGACCCCTGGGCGGCCGGGTGCACGTGGGCGTGCGGCGTTCTCCCGTGCACAGCGCCGGAGCGGCCGGCACGCTCGCCGCCGCCGTCGCCGGCCGGCCCGGCTTCCGGCTCGTCGGCCTCATGTCGTACGAGGCGCAGATCGCCGGCCTCGGCGACGCCCCGCCCGGGCAGGCGGTGCTGGGCACGGCCATCCGGGTCACGCAGCGGGGGTCGTACCGGGAACTGCTGGCCCGCCGGGCGGCCGCGGTCGCCGCCGTACGCGAGCACGCCGACCTGGAGTTCGTCAACGGCGGCGGCACCGGCAGCGTGGCCGCCACCAGCGCCGACCCCGCGGTCACCGAGGTCACCGCGGGCTCCGGCCTGTACGGGCCGACGCTCTTCGACGCGTACCGTGCCTGGCGGCCGACCCCGGCGGCGTTCTTCGCCTGCGCGGTGGTCCGGCGCCCGGGGCCCGGGCTGGCCACCGTGCTCGGCGGCGGCTGGATCGCCTCGGGCCCGGCCGCCGACAGCCGGCTCCCCCGGCCGTGGCTGCCGGCCGGGTTGAAGCTGCTGGGCGCGGAGGGCGCCGGCGAGGTGCAGACCCCGCTGGCCGGCGACGTGGCGACCGCCCTGCGGATCGGCGACCGGGTCTGGTTCCGCCACGCGAAGGCCGGCGAGCTGTGCGAGCACGTCAACGAGGTGCATCTGGTGGACGGCGACAGCGTCGTGGCCACCGTGCCGACCTACCGTGGCGAGGGCCACGCGTTCCTCTAG
- a CDS encoding TetR family transcriptional regulator has product MLDACAELVDEVGYEGLTTTLLAERAEVAIGSVYQFFPDKRAIVQALTLRTMESYLQRLDERFASADLTHWWDGVDAAIDEYISMHRTVPGFRTLHFGDVVDLHLLDEQRDNNGVIADQLARVLTERFGLAGVPDLRFHLEVAVEAADSLIKLAFRRRTDGDERVLVEAKALIREYLHRQVDARTEAVQQS; this is encoded by the coding sequence ATGCTGGACGCCTGCGCCGAGCTCGTCGACGAAGTGGGGTACGAGGGCTTGACCACGACCCTGCTCGCCGAGCGTGCCGAGGTGGCGATCGGGTCGGTCTACCAGTTCTTTCCGGACAAGCGGGCGATCGTGCAGGCGCTCACCCTGCGCACGATGGAGTCCTATCTCCAGCGGCTCGACGAGCGGTTCGCCTCCGCCGACCTGACCCACTGGTGGGACGGGGTCGACGCGGCGATCGACGAGTACATCTCGATGCACCGGACGGTCCCGGGGTTCCGTACCCTGCACTTCGGCGACGTGGTCGACCTGCACCTGCTCGACGAGCAGCGGGACAACAACGGGGTGATCGCGGATCAGCTCGCCCGGGTGCTCACGGAGCGTTTCGGTCTGGCCGGCGTGCCCGACCTCCGGTTCCACCTGGAGGTCGCGGTGGAGGCCGCCGACTCCCTGATCAAGCTGGCGTTCCGTCGCCGTACCGACGGCGACGAGCGGGTGCTGGTCGAGGCGAAGGCGCTCATCCGGGAGTACCTGCACCGGCAGGTCGACGCCCGGACGGAGGCCGTCCAGCAGAGTTGA
- a CDS encoding D-arabinono-1,4-lactone oxidase yields the protein MVGTPAAWSNWAGNQRSTAALTVRPRTVEEVAEAVRHAADTGRTIRAVGSGHSFTATAVADGHRLDLADLDTGVTVDPARRLVTVPAGMTLHTLNDLLARHGLALPNLGDIDAQTIAGALSTGTHGTGGKLGCLSTFVTALTLVTGTGEVLRCSPDEHRDVFAAARVGLGAVGVLVEVTLRCVDAFVLRAHERPAALAAVLDDLPGLVEQHDHAEFYWFPYTDRVQVKTNDRVPADDRPLPRWRGWLDDEFLSNTVFAGACRLGRAVPALAPGISAISARALTERTYTGRSDQVFCTPRRVRFVEMEYALPRAALTTALTELRKIVDRLPFKVLFPVEVRFTAADDIWLSHGYGRDSAYIAIHQYVGMPYEPYFRAFEEVATGLDGRPHWGKLHWRTADSLATAYPKFTDFQTIRKRLDPDNRFSNPYLEQVLGA from the coding sequence ATGGTCGGCACGCCAGCCGCCTGGTCCAACTGGGCCGGCAACCAGCGCAGCACCGCCGCCCTGACGGTGCGCCCCCGCACCGTCGAGGAGGTCGCCGAGGCGGTGCGCCACGCCGCCGACACCGGCCGGACGATCCGGGCGGTGGGCAGCGGACACTCCTTCACCGCGACCGCCGTCGCCGACGGACACCGGCTCGACCTCGCCGACCTGGACACCGGGGTCACCGTCGACCCCGCTCGCCGCCTGGTCACCGTACCGGCCGGAATGACCCTGCACACCCTCAACGACCTGCTCGCCCGCCACGGCCTGGCACTGCCCAACCTCGGCGACATCGACGCACAGACCATCGCCGGGGCGCTCTCCACCGGCACCCACGGCACCGGCGGGAAGCTCGGCTGCCTGTCCACCTTCGTCACCGCGCTCACCCTCGTCACCGGGACCGGCGAGGTGCTGCGCTGCTCCCCCGACGAGCACCGCGACGTGTTCGCCGCCGCCCGGGTCGGGCTCGGCGCGGTCGGGGTGCTCGTCGAGGTCACGCTGCGGTGCGTAGACGCCTTCGTGCTCCGCGCGCACGAGCGGCCGGCCGCGCTCGCCGCGGTGCTCGACGACCTGCCCGGCCTGGTCGAGCAGCACGACCACGCCGAGTTCTACTGGTTCCCGTACACCGACCGGGTGCAGGTCAAGACCAACGACCGGGTACCCGCCGACGACCGGCCGCTCCCCCGCTGGCGCGGCTGGCTGGACGACGAGTTCCTGTCCAACACCGTCTTCGCCGGGGCCTGCCGGCTGGGCCGCGCCGTGCCGGCGCTCGCCCCCGGGATCAGCGCCATCTCCGCCCGGGCGCTCACCGAACGCACCTACACCGGCCGCTCCGACCAGGTCTTCTGCACCCCGCGCCGGGTCCGCTTCGTGGAGATGGAGTACGCGCTCCCGCGCGCCGCCCTGACCACCGCCCTGACGGAACTGCGGAAGATCGTGGACCGGCTGCCGTTCAAGGTGCTGTTCCCCGTCGAGGTGCGGTTCACCGCCGCCGACGACATCTGGCTCTCCCACGGCTACGGGCGGGACTCCGCGTACATCGCCATCCACCAGTACGTCGGGATGCCGTACGAGCCGTACTTCCGGGCGTTCGAGGAGGTCGCCACCGGCCTGGACGGCCGCCCCCACTGGGGCAAGCTGCACTGGCGGACCGCCGACTCCCTGGCGACGGCCTACCCGAAGTTCACCGACTTCCAAACAATCCGCAAGCGGCTGGACCCCGACAACCGCTTCTCAAACCCGTACCTGGAGCAGGTGCTGGGCGCCTGA
- a CDS encoding DUF559 domain-containing protein: protein MKASWAALRRAVPGDDADELARLLFRQEDVISLAQAREHLTRKAIRHRVATGRWRQVHRGILVAHNGPVTAAQRRWIAVLAAGPTALLGGLSAAQAGGLRGFPDRVVHLLLPAAVRRAPLPAGVRAHRTSHLPDRDVYRRGQPPRTAAARSIIDSAQWAPNDEQARAVVAAAFQQRLVGGDDLHEVVDRLPRLRRRRLILATATDAAGGAHSLGELDLLSLVRRAGLPEPTRQQVRRDAAGRRRYLDAYFEEWRVHVEVDGGQHLDPAHAWADMRRQNDLWVEGDRVLRFPSWALRAHPEAVVAQLRAALRAAGWRG, encoded by the coding sequence GTGAAGGCTTCCTGGGCGGCGTTGCGGCGGGCGGTGCCGGGGGATGACGCGGACGAGCTGGCCCGGTTGCTCTTCCGCCAGGAGGACGTGATCTCCCTGGCGCAGGCACGGGAGCACCTGACCCGCAAGGCGATCCGGCACCGGGTGGCGACGGGCCGCTGGCGCCAGGTGCACCGGGGCATCCTCGTCGCGCACAACGGCCCGGTTACTGCCGCCCAGCGCCGGTGGATCGCCGTGCTGGCCGCCGGCCCCACCGCGCTGCTCGGCGGGCTCAGCGCCGCCCAGGCCGGCGGGCTGCGCGGGTTCCCCGACCGGGTCGTGCACCTGCTGTTACCGGCGGCCGTTCGTCGTGCCCCGCTGCCAGCGGGCGTCCGGGCGCACCGGACCAGTCACCTACCGGACCGGGACGTGTACCGGCGCGGACAGCCACCCCGGACGGCGGCCGCCCGGTCGATCATCGACTCGGCCCAGTGGGCGCCGAACGACGAGCAGGCCCGGGCCGTCGTCGCGGCGGCGTTCCAGCAGCGGTTGGTGGGCGGGGACGACCTGCACGAGGTCGTCGACCGGCTGCCGCGCCTCCGCCGGCGCCGGCTGATCCTCGCCACCGCGACGGACGCCGCCGGTGGCGCGCACTCGCTGGGCGAACTGGACCTGCTGAGCCTGGTCCGCCGCGCCGGACTGCCGGAACCGACGCGTCAGCAGGTCCGGCGGGATGCGGCTGGCCGGCGCCGCTACCTGGACGCGTACTTCGAGGAGTGGCGGGTGCACGTCGAGGTCGACGGCGGCCAGCATCTCGACCCAGCCCACGCCTGGGCGGACATGCGCCGGCAGAACGACCTGTGGGTGGAGGGCGACCGCGTGCTCCGGTTCCCGTCGTGGGCCCTACGCGCACACCCCGAAGCGGTCGTCGCCCAACTCCGCGCGGCCCTCCGCGCCGCCGGGTGGCGCGGCTGA
- the topA gene encoding type I DNA topoisomerase: protein MPSNAGTTRLVIVESPAKAKTISGYLGPGYVVEASFGHVRDLPRNAAEIPAAYEDKPWARLGVDVDNGFAALYVVSADRKKQITKLKSLAKEVDEIFLATDEDREGEAIAWHLVETLKPKVPVKRMVFHEITKPAIQAAVANPREIDRDLVDAQEARRILDRLYGYEVSPVLWRKVRSGLSAGRVQSVATRIVVERERQRMAFRTAEYWDILATLAVANPGEGPRTFNATLIALGGDRIATGKDFEPTTGRVKPGAGVVHLDESGARGLAARLEGRPFTVTRVEEKPYRRRPYAPFITSTLQQEAARKLRLSSQQTMRTAQRLYENGYITYMRTDSVNLSETAIAAARRQIVELYGERSVPPEPRRYTGKVKNAQEAHEAIRPAGDNFRTPGEVAKELSADEFKLYELIWRRTIASQMTDAVGSSVSVRIRALSSAGEEADFGATGKTITDPGFLRAYVESSDDENAEAEDAERRLPTLTKDQPLTAEELAAQGHHTQPPARYTEASLVKALEELGIGRPSTYASIMQTIQDRGYVFKRGQAMIPSFLAFAVIGLLERHYPRLIDYDFTASMENELDEIAGGDHAAVDFLTSFYFGSANGTGDQAIAHAGGLKKLVTENLSDIDARSVNSIPLFTDEDGREVVVRVGRYGPYLQRALPGEQPAPPAEGEEGGGQGDRAPIPEGLAPDELTPEKVHELFLGGGGERKLGDDPATGEPILLKSGRFGPYVASGDRKSSLLRSQSPDSLTFDQALQLLSLPRVIGTDPEGNEVVANNGRYGPYVKRGDEFRSLDSEDKMFTVTLDEALALLAAPKTRQRRAAAPPLREMGNDPATEKPLVIKDGRFGPYVTDGETNASLRRGQTPEALTLEEASEMLAEKRAKGPAPKKKAAKKAAPAKKTTAAKKTAAAKSTAAKKTTTAKTTTAKKTPAKKATPKKATTSPE, encoded by the coding sequence GTGCCGAGCAACGCTGGAACCACCCGTCTGGTCATCGTCGAGTCACCGGCGAAGGCCAAGACGATCTCGGGCTATCTCGGCCCGGGGTACGTCGTGGAGGCCAGCTTCGGCCACGTCCGGGACCTGCCCCGCAACGCCGCCGAGATCCCGGCCGCCTACGAGGACAAGCCGTGGGCCCGGCTCGGCGTGGACGTGGACAACGGCTTCGCCGCGCTCTACGTGGTCTCCGCCGACCGGAAGAAGCAGATCACCAAGCTGAAGTCGCTGGCCAAGGAAGTGGACGAGATCTTCCTCGCCACCGACGAGGACCGCGAGGGCGAGGCGATCGCCTGGCACCTGGTGGAGACGCTCAAGCCCAAGGTGCCGGTCAAGCGGATGGTCTTCCACGAGATCACCAAGCCGGCCATCCAGGCCGCGGTGGCCAACCCGCGGGAGATCGACAGGGACCTGGTCGACGCCCAGGAGGCCCGGCGCATCCTCGACCGCCTCTACGGCTACGAGGTCTCCCCGGTGCTCTGGCGCAAGGTCCGCAGCGGCCTCTCCGCCGGCCGGGTGCAGTCCGTGGCGACCCGGATCGTGGTCGAGCGGGAGCGGCAGCGGATGGCGTTCCGTACCGCCGAGTACTGGGACATCCTGGCCACCCTCGCGGTCGCCAACCCCGGCGAGGGCCCGCGCACCTTCAACGCCACCCTCATCGCGCTGGGCGGCGACCGGATCGCCACCGGCAAGGACTTCGAGCCGACCACCGGCCGGGTCAAGCCCGGTGCCGGGGTCGTGCACCTCGACGAGAGCGGCGCCCGGGGGCTGGCCGCGCGCCTCGAAGGGCGGCCGTTCACTGTCACCCGGGTCGAGGAGAAGCCCTACCGCCGCCGCCCGTACGCGCCGTTCATCACCTCCACGCTCCAGCAGGAGGCGGCCCGCAAGCTCCGGCTCTCATCGCAGCAGACGATGCGCACCGCGCAGCGGCTCTACGAGAACGGCTACATCACCTACATGCGTACCGACTCGGTGAACCTGTCGGAGACCGCCATCGCGGCGGCCCGCCGGCAGATCGTCGAGCTGTACGGCGAGCGCAGCGTGCCGCCGGAGCCCCGCCGCTACACCGGCAAGGTGAAGAACGCGCAGGAGGCGCACGAGGCGATCCGCCCGGCCGGGGACAACTTCCGCACGCCGGGCGAGGTGGCCAAGGAGCTGTCCGCCGACGAGTTCAAGCTCTACGAGCTGATCTGGCGGCGCACCATCGCCTCGCAGATGACGGACGCGGTCGGCTCCAGCGTCTCGGTGCGCATCCGGGCGCTCTCCTCCGCCGGCGAGGAGGCCGACTTCGGCGCGACCGGCAAGACCATCACCGACCCCGGCTTCCTGCGCGCCTACGTCGAGTCGAGCGACGACGAGAACGCCGAGGCCGAGGACGCCGAGCGCCGCCTGCCCACCCTCACCAAGGACCAGCCGCTCACCGCCGAGGAGCTGGCCGCCCAGGGCCACCACACCCAGCCGCCCGCCCGCTACACGGAGGCGTCGCTGGTCAAGGCCCTGGAGGAGTTGGGCATCGGCCGCCCGTCCACGTACGCGTCGATCATGCAGACCATCCAGGACCGCGGGTACGTCTTCAAGCGCGGCCAGGCCATGATCCCGTCGTTCCTGGCGTTCGCGGTGATCGGGCTGCTGGAGCGGCACTACCCGCGCCTCATCGACTACGACTTCACGGCCAGCATGGAGAACGAGCTGGACGAGATCGCCGGCGGTGACCACGCGGCGGTCGACTTCCTCACCTCCTTCTACTTCGGCAGCGCCAACGGCACCGGCGACCAGGCCATCGCCCACGCGGGCGGGCTGAAGAAGCTGGTCACCGAGAACCTCAGCGACATCGACGCGCGCAGCGTCAACTCGATCCCGCTGTTCACCGACGAGGACGGGCGCGAGGTCGTCGTCCGGGTCGGCCGCTACGGGCCGTACCTCCAGCGGGCGCTGCCGGGCGAGCAGCCGGCGCCCCCCGCGGAGGGCGAGGAGGGCGGCGGTCAGGGCGACCGGGCGCCGATCCCCGAGGGGCTGGCCCCCGACGAGCTGACCCCGGAGAAGGTGCACGAGCTGTTCCTCGGCGGCGGGGGCGAGCGCAAGCTCGGCGACGACCCGGCCACCGGCGAGCCGATCCTGCTCAAGTCCGGCCGGTTCGGCCCGTACGTGGCCAGCGGCGACCGGAAGTCCTCGCTGCTGCGCTCGCAGTCGCCGGACAGCCTCACCTTCGACCAGGCGTTGCAGCTGCTCAGCCTGCCCCGGGTGATCGGCACCGACCCGGAGGGCAACGAGGTCGTCGCCAACAACGGCCGCTACGGCCCGTACGTCAAGCGCGGTGACGAGTTCCGCTCGCTGGACTCGGAAGACAAGATGTTCACCGTCACGCTGGACGAGGCGCTCGCCCTGCTGGCCGCCCCGAAGACGCGCCAGCGCCGGGCCGCCGCGCCGCCGCTGCGGGAGATGGGCAACGACCCGGCCACCGAGAAGCCGTTGGTCATCAAGGACGGGCGGTTCGGGCCGTACGTCACGGACGGGGAGACCAACGCGTCGCTGCGGCGCGGGCAGACCCCGGAGGCGCTGACCCTCGAGGAGGCCTCCGAGATGCTCGCCGAGAAGCGGGCGAAGGGTCCGGCCCCGAAGAAGAAGGCGGCCAAGAAGGCCGCCCCGGCGAAGAAGACGACGGCAGCCAAGAAGACGGCGGCCGCCAAGTCCACGGCCGCCAAGAAGACCACCACCGCCAAGACGACGACGGCGAAGAAGACCCCGGCCAAGAAGGCAACCCCAAAGAAGGCCACCACGTCACCGGAGTAG
- a CDS encoding sodium-translocating pyrophosphatase, which yields MSGTLAADGGALSLTGANVTYVVIAAVIALVALVFAAALTRAVLAAGTGTTNMQEISGAVQEGASAYLLRQFRTLAIFVVIAVVLLFLLPVHDTDGNETLVKIGRSAFFVVGALFSAFIGGAGMWLATRANLRVAAAAREREGGREGAMKIAFRTGGVVGFLTVGLGLFGAALVVILFKGDAPTVLEGFGFGAALLAMFMRVGGGIFTKAADVGADLVGKVEQGIPEDDPRNAATIADNVGDNVGDCAGMAADLFESYAVTLVAALILGRAAFGEDGLVFPLIISTIGVLVAIVGVFITRLRTSDRNGLTAINRAFYLSAVISAVLVAIAAFAYLPATFGELEGGLTDVDRNPRLVAIGAVVIGIVLAAAIQALTGYFTETNRRPVQDIGKSSQTGPATVILAGISVGLESAVYSALLIGAGVFGAFLLGGSSITLSLFAVALAGTGLLTTVGVIVAMDTFGPISDNAQGVAEMSGDIDEHGARTLTELDAVGNTTKAITKGIAIATAVLAATALFGSYTDTLRSSYEDAGVGDVGAEILNSLNVANPRNLVGLIIGAAVVFLFSGLAINAVSRSAGAVVMEVRRQFRELPGIMDRSQRPEYGKVVDICTRDAQRELMTPGLLAILAPIAVGFGLGPGALASYLAGAIGAGTLMAVFLANSGGAWDNAKKLVEDGAYGGKGSESHAATVIGDTVGDPFKDTAGPAINPLIKVMNLVSLLIAPAVVAWSVGDDKNPALRIAIAVVAALIIVAAVVFSKRKGVAMADSDSGAGTPDQRPETVNA from the coding sequence ATGTCCGGGACCTTGGCCGCCGACGGCGGCGCACTGTCCCTTACCGGAGCCAACGTGACGTACGTCGTCATCGCCGCGGTCATCGCGCTGGTGGCGCTCGTCTTCGCGGCCGCCCTCACCAGGGCGGTCCTGGCGGCCGGTACGGGAACCACGAACATGCAGGAGATCTCCGGGGCGGTGCAGGAGGGCGCGTCCGCGTACCTGCTGCGGCAGTTCCGCACCCTGGCGATCTTCGTCGTGATCGCCGTCGTGCTGCTCTTCCTGCTGCCGGTGCACGACACCGACGGCAACGAGACCCTCGTGAAGATCGGCCGGTCGGCCTTCTTCGTGGTGGGCGCGCTGTTCAGCGCGTTCATCGGGGGCGCCGGCATGTGGCTGGCCACCCGCGCCAACCTGCGGGTCGCCGCGGCCGCCCGGGAGAGGGAAGGCGGGCGCGAGGGCGCCATGAAGATCGCCTTCCGGACCGGTGGCGTGGTCGGCTTCCTCACCGTCGGTCTCGGCCTCTTCGGCGCGGCGCTCGTCGTCATCCTGTTCAAGGGTGACGCCCCGACCGTGCTGGAGGGCTTCGGCTTCGGCGCCGCGCTGCTCGCCATGTTCATGCGGGTCGGCGGCGGCATCTTCACCAAGGCCGCCGACGTCGGCGCCGACCTGGTCGGCAAGGTCGAGCAGGGCATCCCGGAGGACGACCCGCGAAACGCCGCCACCATCGCCGACAACGTGGGCGACAACGTCGGTGACTGCGCCGGCATGGCCGCCGACCTCTTCGAGTCGTACGCGGTCACGCTTGTCGCCGCGCTGATCCTGGGCCGCGCCGCGTTCGGCGAGGACGGCCTGGTCTTCCCGCTGATCATCTCCACCATCGGCGTGCTGGTCGCGATCGTCGGCGTCTTCATCACCCGGCTGCGCACCAGCGACCGCAACGGCCTGACCGCCATCAACCGGGCCTTCTACCTCTCCGCGGTGATCTCCGCGGTGCTGGTGGCGATCGCGGCGTTCGCCTACCTGCCGGCGACCTTCGGCGAGTTGGAGGGCGGGCTGACCGACGTCGACCGCAACCCGCGCCTGGTTGCCATCGGCGCGGTGGTCATCGGCATCGTGCTGGCCGCCGCGATCCAGGCGCTCACCGGTTACTTCACCGAGACCAACCGGCGCCCGGTGCAGGACATCGGCAAGAGCTCCCAGACCGGCCCGGCCACCGTCATCCTCGCCGGCATCAGCGTCGGCCTGGAGTCGGCGGTCTACTCGGCGCTGCTGATCGGCGCGGGCGTCTTCGGCGCCTTCCTGCTCGGCGGCAGCTCCATCACCCTGTCGCTGTTCGCGGTGGCGCTGGCCGGCACCGGCCTGCTCACCACCGTCGGCGTCATCGTCGCCATGGACACCTTCGGCCCGATCTCGGACAACGCGCAGGGCGTGGCCGAGATGTCCGGTGACATCGACGAGCACGGCGCGCGGACGCTCACCGAGCTGGACGCCGTCGGCAACACCACCAAGGCGATCACCAAGGGCATCGCGATCGCCACCGCGGTGCTGGCCGCGACCGCGCTGTTCGGCTCGTACACCGACACGCTGCGCTCCTCGTACGAGGACGCGGGCGTCGGCGACGTCGGCGCCGAGATCCTCAACTCGCTGAACGTGGCCAACCCGCGCAACCTGGTCGGCCTCATCATCGGCGCGGCGGTGGTCTTCCTCTTCTCCGGCCTGGCCATCAACGCGGTGTCCCGCTCGGCCGGCGCCGTGGTGATGGAGGTCCGCCGGCAGTTCCGTGAGCTGCCCGGCATCATGGACCGCAGCCAGCGCCCCGAGTACGGCAAGGTCGTCGACATCTGCACCCGGGACGCGCAGCGCGAGCTGATGACCCCCGGCCTGCTGGCCATCCTCGCTCCGATCGCGGTCGGCTTCGGCCTCGGCCCGGGCGCGCTGGCCAGCTACCTGGCCGGTGCGATCGGTGCCGGCACGCTGATGGCGGTCTTCCTGGCCAACTCCGGTGGCGCCTGGGACAACGCCAAGAAGCTGGTCGAGGACGGCGCGTACGGCGGCAAGGGCTCCGAGTCGCACGCCGCGACCGTCATCGGCGACACCGTCGGTGACCCGTTCAAGGACACCGCCGGCCCGGCGATCAACCCGCTGATCAAGGTGATGAACCTGGTCTCGCTGCTGATCGCCCCGGCCGTGGTGGCCTGGAGCGTGGGCGACGACAAGAACCCCGCGCTGCGCATCGCGATCGCCGTGGTGGCCGCGCTGATCATCGTGGCGGCCGTGGTGTTCAGCAAGCGCAAGGGCGTGGCGATGGCGGACTCCGACAGCGGCGCCGGCACCCCGGACCAGCGCCCGGAGACGGTCAACGCCTGA
- a CDS encoding ATP-binding protein, whose amino-acid sequence MATVKLSFSPAPVHVRTARLVGVAVARRAGVREDLLDEVRLAIGEACTRAVALHRQYGLPDPVYVEMSDSGAYTVRVVDRAPIEASIGLAALPPDELAKESLSEDALTTGVGFALLAGFVEDLQVRPVDEGVGTEVRMVWPVGRA is encoded by the coding sequence ATGGCGACCGTCAAGCTCTCGTTCTCCCCGGCGCCGGTGCACGTCCGCACCGCACGGCTGGTGGGCGTCGCGGTGGCCCGCCGGGCCGGGGTCCGCGAGGACCTCCTCGATGAGGTGCGCCTGGCCATCGGTGAGGCGTGCACCCGGGCGGTCGCGCTGCACCGGCAGTACGGGCTGCCCGACCCGGTGTACGTGGAGATGTCCGACAGCGGGGCGTACACGGTGCGGGTGGTGGACCGCGCCCCGATCGAGGCGAGCATCGGTCTCGCCGCGCTGCCCCCGGACGAGCTGGCCAAGGAGTCGCTCAGCGAGGACGCGCTGACCACCGGAGTGGGCTTCGCCCTGCTCGCCGGCTTCGTCGAGGACCTCCAGGTCCGCCCGGTCGACGAGGGCGTCGGCACCGAGGTCCGGATGGTGTGGCCGGTCGGCCGCGCCTGA
- a CDS encoding STAS domain-containing protein gives MELSLATRTVGEHTVLEVGGEVDVYTAPRLRERLLELIDGGARRVVVDLGRVDFLDSTGLGVLVGALKRLRSAGGSFALVCDKEPLLKIFRITALDQVFPLHPTVDAAIDADATGAGA, from the coding sequence ATGGAGCTGTCGCTGGCGACCCGCACCGTGGGGGAGCACACGGTGCTCGAGGTCGGCGGTGAGGTGGACGTCTACACCGCGCCGCGCCTGCGGGAACGGCTCCTGGAGCTGATCGACGGCGGTGCCCGCCGGGTGGTGGTGGACCTGGGCCGGGTGGACTTCCTGGACTCGACAGGCCTCGGCGTGCTGGTCGGCGCGCTCAAGCGGCTCCGCTCGGCCGGCGGTTCGTTCGCGCTGGTCTGCGACAAGGAGCCGCTGCTCAAGATCTTCCGGATCACCGCCCTGGACCAGGTCTTCCCGTTGCACCCCACGGTCGACGCGGCGATCGACGCCGACGCGACCGGCGCCGGCGCGTGA